From Nicotiana tabacum cultivar K326 chromosome 22, ASM71507v2, whole genome shotgun sequence, one genomic window encodes:
- the LOC107801983 gene encoding F-box/kelch-repeat protein At1g80440: MDLIPGLPNDLALECLIRLPIDQFSKAASVCKTWNGEIMLPEFRKRRTTSGLARPVLSMVQAMVATVKKPQGDTTLSSTQIYRLSISDPENGCWYDLPPIPELIDGLPKFCRIVGVGSDLLVIGGCDPVTWRVMDCVFIYNFISGTWRRGADMPGQQRLFFGCGSDSDQVILVAGGHDDEKNALKSVLLYDVVKDEWVAMPDMVMQRDECKVVFHEGKFHVIGGYPTLAQGHFEKNAEVFDFATWQWSLEDDFLSVNNSPHTCTEGDDGRLYMCQDGDVVVKEHATWQKLARLPAQISNVAYLTACQGKLILVGNAELSEELHSVYALDMNEKPRVWTKVETPDEYSGHVQFGCYLEI, from the coding sequence ATGGACCTGATCCCAGGGCTACCTAATGATTTAGCACTTGAATGTCTCATACGACTTCCTATTGACCAGTTCTCTAAAGCAGCTTCAGTATGCAAAACCTGGAACGGCGAGATTATGCTGCCGGAGTTTCGAAAACGGCGGACAACTTCCGGGTTGGCCCGACCCGTTTTATCCATGGTCCAAGCTATGGTTGCTACTGTAAAAAAGCCTCAGGGTGACACTACCCTCTCGTCTACCCAAATTTACCGTCTCTCCATATCTGACCCGGAAAACGGCTGTTGGTACGATTTGCCACCGATTCCGGAGTTGATTGACGGGTTGCCGAAGTTTTGCCGGATTGTCGGAGTTGGATCCGATTTATTAGTGATTGGCGGGTGTGATCCGGTTACTTGGCGGGTTATGGACTGTGTTTTCATCTACAACTTCATCTCCGGGACGTGGCGACGCGGAGCGGATATGCCAGGTCAGCAGAGGTTGTTTTTCGGATGCGGTTCGGATTCCGATCAGGTCATCCTCGTCGCCGGCGGACATGACGACGAGAAGAATGCGCTGAAGTCGGTTCTGTTATACGACGTCGTGAAAGACGAGTGGGTTGCAATGCCTGACATGGTGATGCAGAGAGACGAATGTAAGGTTGTATTTCACGAAGGTAAATTCCACGTCATTGGCGGTTATCCTACGTTGGCACAAGGTCACTTTGAGAAAAATGCTGAGGTGTTCGACTTTGCCACGTGGCAGTGGAGTTTGGAAGATGATTTCTTGAGTGTTAATAATTCTCCTCATACTTGCACTGAAGGTGATGATGGGCGATTGTACAtgtgccaagacggtgacgtggTCGTGAAGGAACATGCAACGTGGCAGAAGTTGGCAAGATTGCCAGCTCAGATTTCCAACGTGGCATATTTGACAGCGTGTCAAGGGAAGTTGATATTGGTGGGAAATGCAGAATTATCTGAGGAACTCCATAGTGTTTATGCTTTGGATATGAATGAAAAACCAAGAGTTTGGACAAAAGTAGAGACTCCAGATGAGTACAGTGGTCATGTTCAATTCGGTTGTTATTTGGAGATATGA